A portion of the Lolium rigidum isolate FL_2022 chromosome 1, APGP_CSIRO_Lrig_0.1, whole genome shotgun sequence genome contains these proteins:
- the LOC124677207 gene encoding tricin synthase 1-like: protein MAPSTDIVPNVHSSIDSSNKTLLKSDALYTYILDTTVFPNEHECMRELRLVTDKHRWGYMQSSADEAQLLGMLIKMAGAKKTIEVGVFTGYSLLATALALPADGKVVAIDTDRECYEVGRPFIEKAGVAHKVDFREGPGLDRLDELLAEQDDGAAPYDFAFVDADKPNYVKYHEQLLRLVRVGGTIIYDNTLWGGTVAMPPGTPMSDRDTRFSAAIRDLNAKLAADPRIEVCQLAIADGVTICRRLV from the exons ATGGCGCCCAGCACTGACATCGTGCCCAACGTCCACAGCAGCATCGACAGCAGCAACAAGACGCTGCTCAAGAGCGACGCCCTGTACACCTACATCCTCGACACCACCGTGTTCCCCAACGAGCACGAGTGCATGCGCGAACTGCGCCTCGTCACCGACAAGCACCGCTG GGGCTACATGCAGTCGTCGGCGGACGAGGCGCAGCTGCTGGGGATGCTGATCAAGATGGCGGGCGCCAAGAAGACCATCGAGGTGGGCGTCTTCACCGGCTACTCCCTCCTCGCCACCGCGCTGGCCCTCCCCGCCGACGGCAAGGTGGTCGCCATCGACACCGACCGCGAGTGCTACGAGGTGGGCCGCCCCTTCATCGAGAAGGCCGGCGTTGCGCACAAGGTGGACTTCCGCGAGGGccccggcctcgaccgcctcgacgAGCTCCTCGCCGAGCAGGACGACGGTGCCGCGCCCTACGACTTCGCCTTCGTCGACGCCGACAAGCCCAACTACGTCAAGTACCACGAGCAGCTGCTTCGCCTCGTCCGCGTCGGCGGCACAATCATCTACGACAACACGCTCTGGGGCGGCACCGTCGCCATGCCGCCAGGCACGCCCATGTCCGACCGCGACACCAGGTTCTCCGCCGCCATCAGGGACCTCAACGccaagctcgccgccgacccgcgCATCGAGGTCTGCCAGCTCGCCATCGCAGACGGCGTCACCATCTGCCGCCGCCTCGTCTGA